One window of Paroedura picta isolate Pp20150507F chromosome 2, Ppicta_v3.0, whole genome shotgun sequence genomic DNA carries:
- the INHBB gene encoding inhibin beta B chain — protein MDGAARRGALAALLVLLLAAACRLGPGAAGSPTPPGAVPQDTCTSCGFRRPPEEAGAEDGDFLQAVKRHILSRLQMRDRPNITHAVPKAAMVTALRKLHAGKVRDDGRVEIPSLDGQASAGPPAHEQTSEIISFAETDDLASSRVRLHFFISNEGNQNLFVVQASLWLYLKLLPYVLEKGSRRKVRVKVYFQDLDTNNKWNVVEKKVDLKKSGWHTFPMTEAIQALFEKGERRLNLDIQCDGCEEFSVLPVYVEHEDESHRPFVVVQARLSDNKHRIRKRGLECDGRTDLCCRQQFYIDFRHIGWNDWIIAPLGYYGNYCEGNCPNYLAGIPGSASSFHTAVVNQYRIRKLNPNAVNSCCIPTKLSSMSMLYFDDEYNIVKRDVPNMIVEECGCA, from the exons ATGGACGGGGCGGCTCGGAGGGGGGCCCTGGCCGCTCTGCTCGTCCTGCTGCTGGCGGCCGCTTGCCGGCTGGGGCCGGGCGCCGCGGGCTCGCCCACCCCTCCCGGAGCCGTCCCCCAGGACACCTGCACCTCGTGCGGCTTCCGGAGGCCCCCCGAGGAGGCCGGCGCCGAGGACGGCGATTTCCTGCAGGCCGTCAAGAGGCACATCCTGAGCCGCCTCCAGATGCGCGACCGGCCCAACATCACCCACGCCGTGCCCAAGGCCGCCATGGTCACGGCGCTGCGCAAGCTGCACGCCGGCAAGGTGCGCGACGACGGCCGCGTCGAGATCCCCAGCCTGGACGGCCAAGCCAGCGCCGGACCCCCGGCCCACGAGCAGACCTCCGAGATCATCAGCTTCGCCGAGACAG ATGACCTGGCCTCCTCCAGAGTGCGTCTCCACTTCTTTATCTCCAATGAAGGGAACCAGAACTTGTTTGTTGTTCAGGCCAGCCTGTGGCTTTACTTGAAGCTGCTTCCGTACGTCTTGGAGAAAGGCAGCCGGCGAAAAGTTCGAGTCAAAGTGTATTTCCAAGACCTAGACACTAACAACAAGTGGAATGTGGTTGAAAAGAAAGTGGATCTCAAAAAAAGTGGTTGGCATACATTTCCCATGACGGAAGCAATCCAGGCTCTGTttgagaaaggagagaggagactgaaCTTGGACATTCAGTGTGATGGCTGCGAAGAGTTTTCCGTGCTGCCAGTTTACGTGGAACACGAGGATGAATCTCACCGGCCTTTTGTAGTGGTGCAAGCCCGGTTGTCTGACAACAAACACCGAATCCGGAAAAGAGGCCTGGAATGCGATGGCAGGACCGATTTATGTTGCAGGCAACAGTTTTACATTGACTTCAGACACATTGGGTGGAATGACTGGATCATAGCGCCGTTGGGTTACTATGGGAATTACTGTGAAGGGAACTGCCCAAACTATTTGGCTGGTATCCCAGGATCAGCTTCCTCCTTTCACACCGCAGTAGTGAATCAGTACCGCATACGAAAGCTAAACCCAAACGCCGTGAACTCCTGCTGCATCCCAACCAAACTTAGCTCAATGTCCATGCTGTACTTTGACGATGAATACAACATTGTGAAGAGGGACGTTCCGAATATGATTGTGGAAGAATGTGGTTGCGCCTGA